A genomic segment from Roseibium algicola encodes:
- a CDS encoding ABC transporter substrate-binding protein, translating to MKTKILALAAGLMTATALASVPAKADVKIGLLGGISGPIAAMAPAMIDAAQLAFQQVNEQGGIGDGEKLVGVVGDSACNPQNGTDAATKAVNIEGVIGVVGPHCSGAVLAAAGSVTIPAGITMITPSGTSPEISTLDDKGTVFRTVPSDDYQGRALARTLKEQGYEKVAVAYLNNDYGTGLANAFKAEFVDELSGEITQFAAHEEGKASYRSNLAELAKGGADTLVIFDYGDGTGLTILRQALENGFFDKFVGGDGMKSEAVINELGAENLATFVSSSPVGEQSESLDIFNEAFKGIGGDPDAIFATTSYDAAFLLALAVEKAGGKKEDVAAAMAEVSNGEGEAIRPGEWKKAKELIAAGTAIDYKGAAGDHNFDEKGDVPGTYALWEVGANGFEVLTEMK from the coding sequence ATGAAAACCAAGATTCTCGCACTTGCAGCCGGTCTGATGACCGCAACCGCGCTGGCATCCGTGCCGGCAAAGGCCGATGTCAAGATCGGCTTGCTCGGTGGCATCTCCGGCCCGATCGCAGCCATGGCTCCGGCCATGATCGACGCCGCGCAGCTGGCCTTTCAGCAGGTCAACGAGCAGGGCGGCATCGGCGATGGCGAAAAGCTGGTCGGTGTTGTCGGCGACAGCGCCTGCAATCCGCAGAACGGCACTGATGCCGCAACCAAGGCCGTGAACATCGAAGGCGTCATCGGCGTCGTCGGTCCGCATTGCTCGGGCGCGGTTCTGGCTGCTGCCGGTTCCGTCACCATTCCGGCTGGTATCACCATGATCACGCCGTCCGGCACCTCGCCGGAAATCTCCACCCTCGACGACAAGGGCACCGTGTTCCGCACCGTGCCGTCCGACGACTATCAGGGCCGTGCACTGGCACGTACCCTGAAGGAGCAGGGCTACGAGAAGGTCGCCGTCGCTTACCTCAACAACGACTACGGCACCGGTCTTGCCAATGCGTTCAAGGCGGAATTCGTCGATGAACTCAGCGGTGAAATCACGCAGTTCGCAGCGCATGAGGAAGGCAAGGCCTCCTACCGTTCCAACCTTGCCGAACTCGCCAAGGGCGGCGCGGACACGCTGGTGATCTTCGACTACGGCGACGGCACCGGCCTCACCATCCTGCGTCAGGCTCTCGAAAACGGCTTCTTCGACAAGTTCGTCGGCGGCGACGGCATGAAGTCCGAAGCAGTCATCAACGAGCTGGGTGCCGAAAACCTGGCCACCTTCGTTTCGTCCTCGCCGGTTGGCGAACAGTCCGAATCCCTCGACATCTTCAACGAAGCCTTCAAGGGCATCGGCGGCGATCCGGATGCGATCTTTGCCACCACCTCCTATGACGCGGCGTTCCTGCTGGCATTGGCGGTCGAAAAGGCCGGCGGCAAGAAGGAAGACGTTGCAGCGGCAATGGCCGAAGTCTCCAACGGCGAAGGCGAAGCGATCCGTCCGGGCGAGTGGAAGAAGGCCAAGGAGCTGATCGCAGCCGGTACGGCCATCGATTACAAGGGCGCTGCCGGCGACCACAACTTCGATGAAAAGGGCGACGTCCCGGGCACCTACGCCCTTTGGGAAGTCGGTGCGAATGGCTTCGAAGTCCTGACCGAAATGAAATAA
- a CDS encoding branched-chain amino acid ABC transporter permease, with protein MEYLGLLNYALFMAIFIGIYALLALGLNIQWGFAGLFNAGIAGFFAVGAYTSAILTTEHADGRIGGFDMPFFVGWIGAMLAAALVAWPIGKICLRFRSDYLAIASIGIAEIIRLVVKSEPVLTNGARGISGIPRPAAEFPSLAQESAYMASQAAYLAIVIVVLIAAYLLVERQFNAPWGRMMRAIRDNEGAAKAMGKDVEFRRLQAFIFGSALMGLGGALFAHFNRSITPEAIDPMVATFLVWIMLILGGSGNNRGAILGAAVVWIIWSMSEIATDRLPTEYAIQAKYIRLFLIGLMLQLVLRFRPEGLLPEPLRGDRRATRSGADHT; from the coding sequence ATGGAATATCTCGGTCTTCTCAACTACGCCCTCTTCATGGCGATCTTCATCGGCATCTACGCGCTGCTGGCGCTGGGGCTCAACATTCAATGGGGCTTTGCCGGTCTGTTCAACGCCGGCATTGCCGGGTTCTTCGCAGTTGGCGCCTATACCTCCGCGATCCTGACGACAGAACATGCCGACGGCCGTATCGGCGGCTTTGACATGCCGTTCTTCGTCGGCTGGATCGGGGCAATGCTTGCCGCAGCTCTCGTGGCCTGGCCTATCGGCAAGATCTGTCTGCGGTTCCGGTCCGACTATCTGGCGATTGCCTCCATCGGGATTGCGGAAATCATTCGACTTGTGGTCAAGTCCGAACCGGTGCTGACCAATGGTGCCCGCGGTATTTCCGGTATTCCGCGCCCTGCGGCGGAGTTTCCGTCACTGGCGCAGGAAAGCGCCTACATGGCGTCTCAGGCTGCCTATCTTGCCATTGTCATCGTCGTTCTGATTGCGGCTTACCTGCTGGTCGAGCGTCAGTTCAACGCGCCCTGGGGTCGCATGATGCGCGCCATCCGCGACAATGAAGGCGCCGCCAAGGCCATGGGCAAGGATGTCGAGTTCCGCCGCCTGCAGGCCTTCATTTTCGGCTCGGCCCTGATGGGGCTGGGTGGTGCGCTGTTCGCGCATTTCAACCGCTCGATCACCCCGGAAGCCATCGACCCGATGGTCGCGACCTTCCTGGTCTGGATCATGCTGATCCTTGGAGGCTCCGGCAACAACCGCGGTGCCATTCTGGGAGCTGCGGTGGTCTGGATCATCTGGTCGATGTCGGAAATCGCAACTGACCGCCTGCCGACGGAATATGCCATCCAGGCCAAATATATTCGCCTGTTCCTGATCGGCCTGATGCTGCAGCTGGTGCTGCGCTTCCGGCCGGAAGGCCTGCTGCCGGAACCGCTGAGAGGCGACCGGCGTGCAACAAGATCCGGTGCGGATCACACTTAG
- a CDS encoding branched-chain amino acid ABC transporter permease, whose protein sequence is MDFLELINFYVIPGIVLGSIYALGAVGITLIFAILRYAHLAHGDLATLGAFIALAVVTGLGVSPLLALPIAIIATAAVAVGIDKVFYEHLRERPKIVTVMASLGIALMIRAVVQVVWGVDTETYSRGIVRPENYFGLRIRDREILTVIAMLALVGGLQLFLTRSKWGKAMRAMSDNPNLALLSGIDNKKVVMLTWVIAGGLCAASGVFLGLNTELKSLMGWQMLLPMFAAAILGGVGRIEGAVLGGLIVGIAEELSVLVIPSEYKAAMAFAILLFMLLVRPTGLLKGKVL, encoded by the coding sequence ATGGATTTTCTTGAGCTCATCAATTTCTACGTCATTCCGGGCATCGTGCTCGGCTCGATCTATGCACTTGGCGCCGTTGGCATCACGCTGATCTTCGCCATCCTGCGCTACGCCCATCTGGCGCATGGTGATCTGGCGACGCTTGGTGCCTTCATTGCGCTAGCGGTTGTCACCGGTCTTGGCGTCTCGCCACTGCTGGCCTTGCCGATCGCCATCATCGCAACCGCCGCCGTTGCCGTCGGCATCGACAAGGTGTTCTATGAACATCTGCGCGAGCGGCCGAAAATCGTCACCGTGATGGCCTCGCTCGGCATAGCGCTTATGATCCGCGCCGTGGTGCAGGTGGTCTGGGGTGTCGATACGGAAACCTATTCCCGCGGCATCGTCCGTCCGGAAAATTATTTCGGCCTGCGCATCCGTGACCGTGAAATCCTGACGGTCATCGCCATGCTCGCGCTTGTCGGCGGACTGCAGCTGTTCCTGACCCGCTCCAAGTGGGGCAAGGCCATGCGCGCCATGTCGGACAACCCCAATCTGGCTTTGCTCTCTGGCATCGACAACAAGAAGGTCGTGATGCTGACCTGGGTGATTGCAGGTGGTCTGTGTGCTGCCTCCGGTGTCTTCCTCGGCCTCAACACGGAACTGAAGTCGCTGATGGGCTGGCAGATGCTGCTGCCGATGTTCGCTGCCGCCATCCTGGGCGGGGTCGGCCGGATCGAGGGGGCCGTGCTTGGCGGGCTGATCGTCGGTATCGCCGAGGAGCTGTCGGTTCTGGTGATCCCGAGCGAATACAAGGCCGCAATGGCCTTCGCCATCCTGTTGTTCATGCTGCTTGTGCGCCCGACCGGGCTGCTCAAGGGCAAAGTGCTGTAA
- a CDS encoding ABC transporter ATP-binding protein, translated as MTALLSMDGITGGYGDADILQDVSMHVDADEIVVIVGPNGAGKSTAMKSVFGLLTIRGGRMLFDGDDITSWAPNRIVQRGICYVPQVDNIFREMSIHENLEMGGFLKKGDLSAAYDRVYTLFPDLKERRKTLAGSLSGGQRQMVAMGRALMLDPKLLLLDEPTAGLSPKYMEQIFQICRDVRDTGVAILLVEQHAKQALAFADRGYVLAAGKNRHEGSGAELLADREVAEMFLGG; from the coding sequence ATGACAGCACTTCTTTCCATGGACGGCATCACCGGAGGCTATGGTGACGCCGACATCCTTCAGGACGTCTCCATGCATGTGGATGCGGACGAGATCGTCGTCATCGTCGGCCCGAATGGTGCCGGCAAGTCCACAGCCATGAAATCCGTTTTCGGTCTCCTGACCATCCGCGGCGGCCGCATGCTGTTCGACGGCGACGACATTACCAGTTGGGCTCCCAACCGCATCGTCCAGCGCGGCATCTGCTATGTCCCGCAGGTCGACAACATTTTCCGCGAGATGTCGATCCACGAGAACCTGGAGATGGGCGGCTTCCTGAAGAAGGGTGACCTCAGCGCTGCCTATGACCGGGTCTACACCCTGTTTCCGGACCTGAAGGAACGCCGCAAGACGCTTGCAGGGTCCCTGTCGGGCGGGCAGCGGCAGATGGTGGCGATGGGCCGGGCGCTGATGCTCGATCCGAAGCTTCTGCTTCTCGACGAACCGACCGCCGGGCTTTCGCCCAAATACATGGAACAGATCTTCCAGATCTGCCGGGACGTGCGCGACACCGGTGTCGCCATTCTCCTGGTGGAGCAGCACGCCAAGCAGGCGCTTGCCTTTGCCGACCGGGGCTATGTCCTGGCCGCCGGCAAGAACCGCCACGAAGGTAGTGGTGCCGAACTCTTGGCCGACCGTGAAGTCGCCGAAATGTTCCTGGGGGGCTGA
- a CDS encoding ABC transporter ATP-binding protein has protein sequence MLELDQLVMDFSGFRAVNGCSFRVEEGSITGLIGPNGAGKTTLFNLIAGALQPTSGRIRFQGEDVTSLASHELFHKGLVRTFQIPHEFHKLTALENLMMVPPSQPGESLFSNWLAWGRVKAAEAEVEKKAYETLAFLELTHVAHEPAGNLSGGQKKLLELGRTMMTDARLVLLDEPAAGVNRTLLRKLETKIEILNKERGYTFILIEHDMEMIEKLCDPVVCMAEGRVLIQGDFQTVRSNPQVLEAYLGETTGDAA, from the coding sequence ATGCTGGAGCTTGATCAGCTCGTTATGGATTTCAGCGGATTCCGGGCGGTGAATGGCTGCTCGTTCCGCGTCGAGGAAGGCAGTATCACCGGATTGATCGGCCCGAACGGGGCTGGCAAGACGACGCTTTTCAACCTGATCGCAGGGGCACTGCAACCGACAAGCGGACGCATCCGGTTTCAGGGCGAGGACGTCACCAGCCTGGCCAGCCATGAGCTGTTTCACAAGGGACTGGTGCGGACATTCCAGATCCCGCATGAATTTCACAAGCTGACGGCGCTGGAAAACCTGATGATGGTGCCGCCGTCTCAGCCGGGCGAAAGCCTGTTTTCCAATTGGCTCGCCTGGGGGCGGGTGAAGGCTGCCGAGGCCGAGGTCGAGAAAAAGGCCTATGAGACCCTGGCATTCCTGGAGCTGACGCACGTCGCGCACGAGCCGGCCGGCAACCTTTCCGGTGGCCAGAAGAAGCTTCTGGAACTGGGCCGCACCATGATGACCGATGCCAGACTTGTGCTGCTCGACGAACCGGCGGCAGGCGTCAATCGCACCCTGCTGCGCAAGCTCGAGACCAAGATCGAGATCCTGAACAAGGAGCGCGGCTACACGTTCATCCTGATTGAACATGACATGGAAATGATCGAGAAACTCTGCGATCCCGTTGTGTGCATGGCCGAGGGAAGGGTGTTGATCCAGGGCGATTTCCAGACCGTGCGGTCCAATCCTCAGGTGCTGGAAGCCTATCTGGGCGAAACCACGGGAGATGCCGCATGA
- the kynB gene encoding arylformamidase has protein sequence MTDLFDITPPVRPGIAVYPGDAPYRSSWTATISEDCPVNVGEFSMSSHCGAHADAPLHYDPDGLTIDQLDLHDFVGPARLIDARGTGPLCQPEELEAFLEGCPPRVLVRLAEERDVTVWPAGYRALAPETMSLLADAGVKLIGVDVPSVDPDPSETLPSHGIARSRDMLILENLALSAVEPGDYELIALPMKLEGLDAAPVRAILRPLR, from the coding sequence ATGACGGATCTGTTCGACATCACGCCGCCCGTGCGGCCGGGTATAGCGGTCTATCCCGGCGACGCGCCTTATCGCAGCTCCTGGACGGCGACGATCTCAGAGGACTGCCCGGTGAATGTCGGCGAGTTTTCCATGTCGAGCCATTGCGGAGCCCATGCCGATGCACCGCTGCACTACGACCCGGACGGTCTGACGATCGATCAGCTTGATCTGCATGATTTCGTCGGACCGGCCCGGCTGATCGATGCACGCGGTACCGGTCCGCTTTGCCAGCCCGAAGAGCTGGAAGCGTTCCTTGAAGGCTGCCCGCCTCGAGTGCTTGTGCGGCTTGCCGAAGAACGAGACGTTACGGTCTGGCCGGCAGGCTACAGGGCTCTGGCACCGGAAACCATGAGCCTGCTGGCGGACGCCGGTGTCAAGTTGATCGGCGTGGATGTGCCCTCCGTCGACCCGGATCCTTCCGAAACCCTGCCCAGTCACGGGATCGCCCGTTCCCGTGACATGCTGATTCTGGAAAATCTTGCTCTTTCTGCGGTGGAACCCGGTGATTATGAGTTGATTGCGCTGCCAATGAAGTTAGAAGGGCTGGACGCCGCGCCGGTTCGGGCCATTTTGCGCCCGCTCCGCTAA
- a CDS encoding putative bifunctional diguanylate cyclase/phosphodiesterase codes for MSDLSQTQRATEKRKASLPFTLDDGRVDQELIFSIYDRLDTGIWIFDFDEKCIVWANRKALEITDAESLEELRARDMGSDMSHSVEQRLRQYQQDFTKHDVSFSEIWTLYPNGKAQVLQVVMSGIRLNDGRMALLCEGRPHHEQQPETLRSAEALMHTTVMISLFSEDGQPLYRNTAARAACTDLACTLWDHFIDQVLAKNVMGVLTEKATTKFVAEVRTSDGLRWHEITIRRCHDAVTGKPAFLLSEIDVTELHQTKERAQYLASHDALTGLSNRTYLKERLSHVRQTAKDNNLIATLYLVDLDDFKMVNDTLGHAAGDHLLQLVASKLKDLAGNNDIVARLGGDEFLICHLSSPESPRPDWFGQALLQAFTSPHLIEGKPRHVGLSIGYAHYPADGTDIDQLMRHADLALYQAKSERKNKCVRYKEYMRKLRDKHMSLKKDLERAIRENEFLLYYQPIACTRTQRVVGAEALLRWQHPEKGLVSPDDFVPVAEETGLINEIGTWVSRNVAYMQSGLKLLNVSVPLSMNVSPKQLSDPTFVARMQSLPKETGCNANDISLEITESVLLGDIPHAYESLTKLKAAGYRIVIDDFGTGYSNLAYLHNYPIDGIKIDRMFMNDIATGGAIVKLILSLASALDASVVAEGVETVEQRAWLSENGCNRFQGFLYSKPVPEQQFIDMLQAQVRVAAM; via the coding sequence ATGTCCGATCTTTCCCAGACGCAGCGGGCAACCGAAAAAAGGAAAGCGTCCCTGCCTTTTACACTCGATGACGGCAGGGTGGATCAGGAGCTGATCTTTTCGATTTACGATCGTCTCGACACCGGTATCTGGATTTTCGATTTCGACGAGAAATGCATTGTGTGGGCCAATCGCAAGGCGCTTGAGATTACCGATGCCGAATCGCTGGAAGAGCTGCGGGCACGCGACATGGGCTCGGACATGTCCCATTCGGTGGAACAGCGCCTGCGGCAGTACCAGCAGGATTTCACCAAGCACGACGTGAGCTTTTCGGAGATCTGGACACTCTATCCGAATGGCAAGGCTCAGGTCCTGCAGGTTGTCATGAGCGGCATCCGGCTGAATGATGGTCGTATGGCGCTGCTGTGCGAAGGCCGTCCGCATCACGAGCAACAGCCGGAAACGCTCCGAAGCGCCGAAGCGCTGATGCACACCACGGTGATGATCTCGCTGTTTTCCGAAGACGGGCAACCTCTTTACCGCAACACGGCCGCGAGGGCAGCCTGCACCGATCTCGCATGCACCTTGTGGGATCATTTCATCGATCAGGTTCTCGCCAAGAACGTGATGGGCGTCCTCACGGAAAAAGCCACGACCAAGTTCGTGGCGGAGGTCCGGACGAGCGACGGCCTGCGCTGGCACGAAATCACCATCCGCCGCTGCCATGACGCCGTTACAGGAAAGCCTGCCTTTCTGCTGAGCGAGATCGATGTCACGGAGCTTCACCAGACCAAGGAACGCGCCCAGTATCTTGCAAGCCATGATGCGCTGACAGGGCTGTCGAACCGGACCTATCTGAAGGAACGCCTGTCGCATGTGAGACAGACTGCGAAGGACAACAACCTGATCGCAACGCTTTATCTCGTGGATCTGGACGACTTCAAGATGGTCAACGACACGCTTGGCCATGCTGCAGGCGACCATCTTCTGCAGCTTGTTGCATCCAAACTGAAGGATCTGGCCGGAAACAACGACATCGTCGCGCGTCTTGGCGGCGACGAATTTCTGATCTGCCACCTGTCCTCGCCCGAAAGCCCGCGACCGGACTGGTTCGGACAGGCGCTGCTGCAGGCCTTTACCAGTCCGCATCTGATTGAGGGCAAGCCTCGTCATGTCGGGCTGAGCATCGGCTATGCCCATTATCCGGCCGACGGTACGGACATCGACCAGCTCATGCGTCATGCGGACCTTGCGCTTTACCAGGCCAAGTCGGAGCGGAAGAACAAATGCGTCCGCTACAAGGAATACATGCGCAAACTCCGGGACAAGCACATGTCCCTGAAGAAGGATCTCGAACGGGCAATCCGCGAGAATGAATTCCTGCTGTATTACCAGCCGATTGCCTGCACCCGCACCCAACGTGTTGTCGGCGCCGAGGCCCTGTTGCGCTGGCAGCACCCCGAAAAAGGCCTGGTCAGTCCCGACGACTTCGTGCCGGTTGCAGAGGAAACCGGCCTCATCAACGAGATCGGCACCTGGGTCAGCCGGAATGTTGCCTACATGCAGTCCGGGCTCAAGCTGCTGAACGTTTCCGTACCGCTGTCGATGAACGTCTCACCCAAGCAGCTTTCGGACCCCACGTTTGTTGCCCGCATGCAGAGCCTGCCGAAGGAAACCGGCTGCAATGCGAACGACATCTCGCTGGAAATCACCGAAAGCGTTCTGCTTGGCGATATTCCGCATGCCTACGAATCCCTGACGAAGCTGAAAGCCGCCGGCTACCGGATCGTTATCGACGATTTCGGCACCGGCTATTCCAACCTGGCCTATCTGCACAACTATCCGATCGACGGTATCAAGATCGACCGGATGTTCATGAACGACATTGCCACCGGCGGCGCCATCGTGAAGCTGATCCTGTCGCTGGCATCAGCGCTTGATGCCAGCGTTGTCGCCGAAGGGGTGGAAACCGTTGAACAGCGGGCCTGGCTGTCTGAAAACGGCTGCAACCGTTTCCAGGGCTTCCTCTATTCCAAACCGGTGCCAGAACAGCAGTTTATCGACATGCTGCAGGCCCAGGTTCGCGTCGCGGCTATGTGA
- the kynU gene encoding kynureninase, with protein sequence MTSQHPADTADVLASKKQAFQIPDGVIYLDGNSLGVLPKHVPARIAQVINEEWGNSLIRAWNTHSWIDLPARTGDRIGKLIGAPAGTVVACDSTSVNVFKVLSAALALRPERKVILSDNGNFPTDLYVASGLKQLLDKGHELKVVDPEAVKDAIDEDVAVVMLTQVDYRTGRVHDMADITRAAHDAGALAMWDLAHSAGAIPVDLHGAGADFAVGCGYKYLNGGPGAPAFLYVAPEHQDKVTSPLTGWMGHEAPFAFDLDYRPVSGISRMTVGTPAILALSSLHAALDVFEDVDMADIRRKSVSLSELFIAEVEAKCPQLELASPRDPNARGSQVSFRFKEGYAVMQALIDRGVIGDFRAPDVMRFGFTPLYLSHQDIVDAVEILKDILDTESWNRPEFKTRAKVT encoded by the coding sequence ATGACCTCGCAGCACCCGGCCGACACAGCAGATGTTCTGGCTTCCAAAAAACAGGCGTTTCAGATCCCGGACGGGGTCATCTATCTGGATGGCAATTCGCTTGGTGTGCTGCCGAAACACGTGCCCGCCCGCATTGCGCAGGTAATCAACGAGGAATGGGGCAACAGCCTGATCCGGGCCTGGAACACCCACAGCTGGATCGACCTTCCAGCCCGCACAGGTGACCGCATCGGCAAGTTGATCGGCGCACCGGCCGGGACGGTCGTCGCCTGCGACAGCACCTCTGTCAATGTGTTCAAGGTCCTTTCCGCAGCCCTGGCGCTGCGGCCGGAGCGCAAGGTCATTCTTTCCGACAACGGCAATTTCCCGACCGATCTTTATGTCGCCTCCGGCCTGAAGCAATTGCTCGACAAGGGACATGAACTGAAGGTTGTCGATCCGGAAGCGGTGAAGGACGCCATTGATGAAGACGTGGCGGTGGTGATGCTGACGCAGGTCGACTACCGCACCGGCCGGGTTCATGACATGGCGGATATCACCCGCGCGGCCCATGACGCAGGTGCCCTGGCGATGTGGGACCTTGCCCACTCTGCCGGTGCGATCCCGGTCGATCTTCACGGGGCTGGAGCGGATTTTGCCGTTGGTTGCGGATACAAGTATCTGAATGGAGGCCCGGGTGCTCCGGCATTTCTGTATGTCGCCCCCGAGCACCAGGACAAGGTCACCTCGCCGCTGACCGGCTGGATGGGGCATGAGGCCCCCTTCGCGTTCGATCTCGACTACAGGCCGGTTTCCGGCATCAGCCGGATGACGGTCGGCACGCCCGCCATTCTTGCGCTTTCGAGCCTTCATGCGGCCCTTGATGTCTTCGAGGATGTCGACATGGCGGACATCCGCCGCAAGTCCGTTTCACTCAGCGAGTTGTTCATCGCTGAAGTCGAGGCCAAGTGCCCGCAACTGGAACTGGCCAGCCCGCGGGATCCGAATGCCCGCGGCAGCCAGGTCTCGTTCCGTTTCAAGGAAGGTTACGCCGTCATGCAGGCGCTGATCGACCGCGGCGTGATCGGTGATTTCCGAGCGCCCGACGTGATGCGCTTCGGCTTCACGCCGCTGTACCTGTCGCATCAGGACATTGTCGACGCGGTTGAGATCCTGAAGGATATTCTGGATACGGAAAGCTGGAACCGGCCGGAGTTCAAGACCCGCGCAAAGGTCACATAG
- a CDS encoding L-serine ammonia-lyase has protein sequence MFISVFDIFKIGIGPSSSHTVGPMVAVHRYLDRVRGLSGAENRATRLTVTLHGSLAFTGKGHATDKAVCLGLLGARPDSIDPDKVDPMLEELEQTRKLKIDGLPELHFEPSRDVIFDYGPPLALHANGMTFHLLDAAGAVIDTFVYYSIGGGFVVSESELRKTSNEPVNELAKQDVPFPFANAKQMLEMGRDAELSIAEMKLRNECSDKPQAEVEEGIDRLWSAMDSCINRGISQTGILPGGLKVKRRAADIYQKLIREGRTNPPFEHNVVDWLGVYAMAVNEENAAGGRVVTAPTNGAAGVIPAVTRYYLDHCPGADQAGIRTFLLTAAAVGGIIKANASISGAEVGCQGEVGSASAMAAAGLCAALGGTNEQIENAAEIALEHHLGMTCDPIAGLVQVPCIERNALGAVKAVTAASLALRGDGSHFVPLDGCIETMRQTGMDMMEQYKETSKGGLAVNIVEC, from the coding sequence ATGTTCATCAGCGTCTTCGACATTTTCAAAATCGGCATCGGGCCGTCCAGTTCTCACACGGTGGGCCCGATGGTTGCCGTTCACCGTTACCTTGACCGGGTGCGGGGCCTGTCCGGCGCGGAAAACCGCGCGACGCGGCTGACCGTCACCCTGCATGGCTCACTTGCCTTCACCGGCAAGGGCCACGCCACGGACAAGGCCGTGTGTCTCGGCCTGCTGGGAGCCAGGCCCGATTCCATCGATCCGGACAAGGTCGACCCGATGCTGGAAGAGCTGGAGCAGACCAGGAAGCTGAAAATAGACGGCCTTCCGGAGCTGCATTTCGAACCGTCCCGGGATGTCATCTTCGACTACGGCCCTCCACTGGCGCTCCACGCCAATGGCATGACCTTCCATCTGCTGGATGCTGCCGGCGCCGTCATCGACACCTTTGTCTATTATTCCATCGGCGGCGGTTTCGTGGTCAGCGAATCCGAATTGCGCAAGACCAGCAACGAACCGGTCAACGAGCTAGCCAAGCAGGATGTGCCATTTCCCTTTGCCAACGCCAAACAGATGCTGGAAATGGGCCGGGACGCCGAGCTTTCCATTGCCGAGATGAAGCTGCGCAACGAATGCAGCGACAAGCCTCAGGCTGAAGTGGAAGAAGGCATCGACCGTCTTTGGTCGGCAATGGATTCCTGTATCAACCGCGGCATTTCCCAGACCGGCATTCTGCCCGGCGGCCTGAAGGTGAAACGCCGCGCCGCAGATATCTACCAGAAGCTCATTCGCGAAGGCCGCACGAACCCGCCTTTCGAGCACAACGTGGTCGACTGGCTCGGCGTTTACGCCATGGCCGTCAACGAGGAAAACGCTGCCGGAGGCCGTGTCGTGACGGCCCCGACCAATGGTGCTGCCGGGGTCATTCCGGCCGTGACCCGCTATTACCTCGATCACTGCCCCGGCGCGGACCAGGCCGGCATCAGGACCTTCCTGCTGACGGCGGCTGCCGTTGGCGGCATCATCAAGGCCAACGCCTCGATCTCAGGTGCCGAAGTTGGCTGTCAGGGCGAAGTCGGCTCGGCCTCTGCCATGGCGGCTGCCGGTTTGTGCGCAGCGCTTGGCGGCACCAACGAGCAGATCGAGAATGCGGCGGAAATCGCCCTGGAACACCATCTCGGCATGACCTGCGATCCGATTGCAGGCCTGGTGCAGGTCCCTTGCATCGAGCGTAATGCCCTTGGTGCGGTCAAGGCCGTTACGGCTGCCTCTCTGGCGCTTCGCGGCGACGGTTCGCATTTCGTGCCGCTGGACGGCTGCATCGAGACCATGCGCCAGACCGGCATGGACATGATGGAGCAGTACAAGGAAACCTCGAAGGGCGGGCTGGCCGTCAATATCGTGGAATGCTGA
- a CDS encoding MAPEG family protein codes for MALYITPLFAGLLTLLYIFLSVRVIGVRKSERIGLGDGGHGGLQRRMRAHGNFAEYTPLGLILMLLLELTGATPWLLWALGVGLFTGRALHAYSVSQEPEPLRFRIAGMALTFTVLVVAALMLLARSANGLLTG; via the coding sequence ATGGCGCTTTACATCACCCCGCTTTTCGCGGGCCTGCTGACGCTGCTTTACATTTTCCTGAGTGTGCGGGTGATCGGCGTGCGCAAGAGCGAACGCATCGGCCTCGGCGATGGCGGCCATGGCGGTTTGCAAAGACGCATGCGCGCCCACGGCAACTTTGCAGAATATACCCCGCTGGGGCTGATACTCATGCTGCTTCTGGAGCTGACGGGCGCCACGCCCTGGCTGCTCTGGGCTCTTGGGGTGGGTCTTTTCACCGGCAGAGCCCTGCACGCCTACAGCGTCAGCCAGGAACCGGAGCCGCTCAGGTTCCGGATTGCAGGCATGGCTCTCACATTCACCGTTCTGGTTGTCGCGGCACTGATGTTGTTAGCGCGCTCAGCAAACGGTCTGCTGACCGGCTGA